From a single Panulirus ornatus isolate Po-2019 chromosome 69, ASM3632096v1, whole genome shotgun sequence genomic region:
- the LOC139747668 gene encoding uncharacterized protein isoform X2, which yields MKVSFYCLSQVALLAVCVVTVTTGLQDQHHTRGSPLRQKDLGVHRHVSGSAPVPRGHSKAQYDKCSHPFHSWQCGHRHHAPASARSPPATFLPSTTLPQAITPQPSPPTTPTPAPRHNDGSFPQVISSGGGVLGTDPLPAFPADPSSTPPPISTRFPVFTLTPGEDTTLSSDEATPGKGPFDAVPDPGSRAPPSRPKSSVPSPSTPYHKCSHSSRSDNCQVSTATTPTPSTRVRSNSFSDGSSSDGDHVLPKALPSPSITPQPIKTYDKCSHPFHSWLCQQAPQPRTTHPSVTTTPTGSGILPDASDPQPGPRFLPRPLSHPSPQPLPLLRKTVDPPTTTPYDKCNHPFHSWLCQNPIKPSRLPSSTVKPFPTRGLLDPQPANDPGGVVKPPQEEPTPSPPTRLRGPPRNTESWLAGGDPCTHAFHSWLCRDPSPPRLPPSSTRLPPSPTNFPHQTKPQAGPLDPKASFQSPNAIVIPDNFLTTGKPRRVFPASSPPAVPLPAPSSPPTIVDPDSESVRRQESKGHSDHNPQPEPEPTLSDTCSHPFHSFLCQKPHRPRANVPALPSTTSTTTTTTTTPPVSVSSFLTLESQTEAPDPIPALATTSSPKKNKCDHPFHSWLCRSAPGGSRLPGTSPASDSVFLGRKKLPNVQTLPLEGESIRQVVGLQPLTHLRTLLSGGTGVNSEGQTVNHNSFKVFNSGASTSDESPVPQSSPTLPIVSTVPTVPPIPTVPTVPTVPTVPTVPTVPTVPTISTVRATPIVPRSIPTVPSVFQHVPSASGSTQPIPIVPPALTSQSILGRPGAVQSGGLKSHKVLRGSLGWRHSGPPVDHTHHSAVSLVGPPSAGQQTAGHRSSKDSPSLSSPQARLSSLSSHPSLTRSSLTFPSIPPPQAESVVATASGVPLELSSDPHQLLQLLSPHLPLLAHGSVVTLSRGEPLVASGSSRSVVLLKSPSQETPVDVHRSESQRTVPRKRYAR from the exons GTGGCTCTGCTGGCGGTGTGTGTTGTGACTGTGACGACTGGACTGCAGGACCAACACCACACTCGGGGCTCCCCGCTCCGGCAGAAGGACCTGGGTGTACATCGCCATGTCTCCGGTTCTGCTCCTGTGCCACGGGGTCACTCTAAGGCGCAATACGACAAGTGTTCACATCCTTTCCACTCCTGGCAGTGTGGCCACAGACATCACGCACCGGCGTCGGCCCGCTCACCTCCTGCTACATTTTTGCCCTCAACAACCCTGCCTCAGGCTATAACCCCACAACCatctccacccacaaccccaacccCTGCACCACGCCATAATGATGGTTCCTTCCCTCAAGTCATATCATCAGGAGGAGGAGTCTTAGGTACCGATCCCTTACCAGCTTTCCCTGCAGACCCATCGTCGACACCTCCACCCATCTCAACAAGGTTTCCGGTCTTCACGCTCACACCAGGAGAGGACACGACGCTGTCCTCCGACGAGGCAACTCCAGGTAAAGGACCCTTCGACGCCGTGCCTGACCCAGGTTCTCGGGCACCTCCATCAAGACCCAAGTCTTCTGTGCCGTCTCCCtccacaccttaccacaagtGCTCTCACTCTTCTCGCTCAGATAACTGCCAGGtgtccaccgccaccacaccgaCTCCGTCAACCAGGGTTCGTAGCAACAGTTTCTCCGACGGCTCCTCCAGTGATGGGGATCACGTGTTGCCTAAGGCCCTTCCTTCACCCTCAATAACTCCTCAGCCAATCAAAACCTACGACAAATGTTCTCATCCATTTCATTCGTGGTTGTGCCAACAGGCACCACAGCCCAGGACCACTCACCCTTCAGTCACAACCACACCTACTGGCTCTGGCATATTGCCCGACGCTTCAGACCCCCAGCCAGGCCCAAGGTTCCTTCCACGTCCCTTATCTCATCCCTCTCCTCAGCCTTTACCTTTGCTTCGCAAGACAGTAGACCCGCCAACCACAACTCCTTACGACAAGTGTAATCACCCGTTTCATTCTTGGTTGTGCCAAAACCCCATAAAACCTTCACGACTTCCTTCCTCAACGGTGAAGCCCTTCCCTACTAGAGGTTTACTCGACCCTCAGCCAGCCAACGATCCGGGGGGAGTGGTGAAACCTCCCCAGGAAGAGCCAACCCCATCGCCCCCCACAAGGCTCAGGGGTCCACCTAGGAATACGGAGTCGTGGTTGGCCGGAGGAGACCCGTGCACCCACGCCTTCCACTCCTGGCTCTGCAGGGACCCCAGCCCGCCACGCCTGCCTCCTTCATCAACacgtcttcctccttctcctacaaACTTTCCTCACCAAACAAAGCCACAAGCTGGACCGCTTGACCCAAAAGCTTCTTTCCAGTCTCCCAACGCGATCGTTATCCCTGACAACTTCCTTACGACAGGTAAACCAAGACGTGTCTTCCCTGCATCGTCTCCTCCAGCAGTACCCCTACCTGCTCCCTCCTCACCGCCAACCATCGTGGACCCAGATTCTGAGTCCGTCAGACGGCAGGAGTCCAAGGGTCACTCGGACCATAACCCTCAGCCAGAACCAGAGCCGACGCTCTCCGACACCTGCAGTCATCCCTTCCACAGTTTCCTTTGTCAAAAGCCTCACAGACCTCGAGCTAACGTCCCTGCACTCCCTTCCAcgacgtctactactactacgacgacCACGACTCCTCCCGTGTCTgtatcctccttcctcacccttgaATCCCAGACGGAGGCTCCTGACCCCATACCCGCCCTAGCCACGACTTCCTCTCCCAAGAAAAACAAATGTGATCATCCATTTCACTCATGGCTGTGTCGTTCTGCCCCGGGCGGGTCAAGATTACCGGGAACATCGCCTGCCTCTGACTCTGTCTTCCTAGGGAGAAAGAAGTTACCGAATGTACAAACTCTACCACTGGAGGGCGAGAGCATCCGTCAAGTGGTGGGACTCCAGCCACTGACGCATCTGAGGACATTGCTCAGTGGCGGGACGGGTGTCAACAGTGAAGGCCAAACTGTAAACCACAACAGCTTCAAGGTATTCAACTCTGGCGCGTCCACCTCAGATGAGTCTCCTGTTCCACAGTCATCCCCAACACTTCCTATTGTTTCCACTGTCCCCACTGTCCCTCCTATTCCTACTGTTCCCACTGTTCCAACTGTCCCTACTGTTCCAACTGTTCCCACAGTTCCTACTGTTCCAACTATCTCTACCGTTCGAGCCACTCCAATAGTTCCTCGGTCCATTCCCACAGTTCCCTCAGTTTTTCAGCATGTTCCAAGTGCCTCAGGTTCCACACAACCTATTCCCATAGTGCCTCCTGCCCTAACGTCCCAGAGTATCCTCGGACGGCCAGGGGCAGTTCAGTCAGGAGGCCTGAAGAGCCACAAGGTTCTCCGGGGGTCCCTTGGCTGGCGTCACTCGGGTCCTCCGgtcgaccacacacaccactcagcgGTCTCCTTGGTGGGCCCACCGTCAGCTGGCCAACAGACAGCTGGTCATCGCAGTAGCAAAGATTCAccttctctctcgtctcctcagGCGAGGttgtcttccctctcctcccatccctccctcacccgttcATCCCTAACCTTTCCATCTATCCCACCTCCACAGGCAGAGTCTGTAGTAGCTACCGCTTCTGGGGTGCCGCTGGAGCTGTCATCCGATCctcaccaactgctgcagttgCTGTCGCCTCACTTGCCATTGTTGGCACATGGCAGTGTGGTCACTCTCTCCAGGGGGGAGCCTCTCGTTGCCTCTGGCTCTTCCCGCTCTGTTGTCTTGCTCAAGTCACCTTCGCAAGAGACGCCTGTTGATGTCCACAGGTCTGAGTCTCAGCGGACAGTCCCGAGGAAGAGGTACGCGAG GTAG
- the LOC139747668 gene encoding uncharacterized protein isoform X1 codes for MKVSFYCLSQVALLAVCVVTVTTGLQDQHHTRGSPLRQKDLGVHRHVSGSAPVPRGHSKAQYDKCSHPFHSWQCGHRHHAPASARSPPATFLPSTTLPQAITPQPSPPTTPTPAPRHNDGSFPQVISSGGGVLGTDPLPAFPADPSSTPPPISTRFPVFTLTPGEDTTLSSDEATPGKGPFDAVPDPGSRAPPSRPKSSVPSPSTPYHKCSHSSRSDNCQVSTATTPTPSTRVRSNSFSDGSSSDGDHVLPKALPSPSITPQPIKTYDKCSHPFHSWLCQQAPQPRTTHPSVTTTPTGSGILPDASDPQPGPRFLPRPLSHPSPQPLPLLRKTVDPPTTTPYDKCNHPFHSWLCQNPIKPSRLPSSTVKPFPTRGLLDPQPANDPGGVVKPPQEEPTPSPPTRLRGPPRNTESWLAGGDPCTHAFHSWLCRDPSPPRLPPSSTRLPPSPTNFPHQTKPQAGPLDPKASFQSPNAIVIPDNFLTTGKPRRVFPASSPPAVPLPAPSSPPTIVDPDSESVRRQESKGHSDHNPQPEPEPTLSDTCSHPFHSFLCQKPHRPRANVPALPSTTSTTTTTTTTPPVSVSSFLTLESQTEAPDPIPALATTSSPKKNKCDHPFHSWLCRSAPGGSRLPGTSPASDSVFLGRKKLPNVQTLPLEGESIRQVVGLQPLTHLRTLLSGGTGVNSEGQTVNHNSFKVFNSGASTSDESPVPQSSPTLPIVSTVPTVPPIPTVPTVPTVPTVPTVPTVPTVPTISTVRATPIVPRSIPTVPSVFQHVPSASGSTQPIPIVPPALTSQSILGRPGAVQSGGLKSHKVLRGSLGWRHSGPPVDHTHHSAVSLVGPPSAGQQTAGHRSSKDSPSLSSPQARLSSLSSHPSLTRSSLTFPSIPPPQAESVVATASGVPLELSSDPHQLLQLLSPHLPLLAHGSVVTLSRGEPLVASGSSRSVVLLKSPSQETPVDVHRSESQRTVPRKRYAR; via the coding sequence GTGGCTCTGCTGGCGGTGTGTGTTGTGACTGTGACGACTGGACTGCAGGACCAACACCACACTCGGGGCTCCCCGCTCCGGCAGAAGGACCTGGGTGTACATCGCCATGTCTCCGGTTCTGCTCCTGTGCCACGGGGTCACTCTAAGGCGCAATACGACAAGTGTTCACATCCTTTCCACTCCTGGCAGTGTGGCCACAGACATCACGCACCGGCGTCGGCCCGCTCACCTCCTGCTACATTTTTGCCCTCAACAACCCTGCCTCAGGCTATAACCCCACAACCatctccacccacaaccccaacccCTGCACCACGCCATAATGATGGTTCCTTCCCTCAAGTCATATCATCAGGAGGAGGAGTCTTAGGTACCGATCCCTTACCAGCTTTCCCTGCAGACCCATCGTCGACACCTCCACCCATCTCAACAAGGTTTCCGGTCTTCACGCTCACACCAGGAGAGGACACGACGCTGTCCTCCGACGAGGCAACTCCAGGTAAAGGACCCTTCGACGCCGTGCCTGACCCAGGTTCTCGGGCACCTCCATCAAGACCCAAGTCTTCTGTGCCGTCTCCCtccacaccttaccacaagtGCTCTCACTCTTCTCGCTCAGATAACTGCCAGGtgtccaccgccaccacaccgaCTCCGTCAACCAGGGTTCGTAGCAACAGTTTCTCCGACGGCTCCTCCAGTGATGGGGATCACGTGTTGCCTAAGGCCCTTCCTTCACCCTCAATAACTCCTCAGCCAATCAAAACCTACGACAAATGTTCTCATCCATTTCATTCGTGGTTGTGCCAACAGGCACCACAGCCCAGGACCACTCACCCTTCAGTCACAACCACACCTACTGGCTCTGGCATATTGCCCGACGCTTCAGACCCCCAGCCAGGCCCAAGGTTCCTTCCACGTCCCTTATCTCATCCCTCTCCTCAGCCTTTACCTTTGCTTCGCAAGACAGTAGACCCGCCAACCACAACTCCTTACGACAAGTGTAATCACCCGTTTCATTCTTGGTTGTGCCAAAACCCCATAAAACCTTCACGACTTCCTTCCTCAACGGTGAAGCCCTTCCCTACTAGAGGTTTACTCGACCCTCAGCCAGCCAACGATCCGGGGGGAGTGGTGAAACCTCCCCAGGAAGAGCCAACCCCATCGCCCCCCACAAGGCTCAGGGGTCCACCTAGGAATACGGAGTCGTGGTTGGCCGGAGGAGACCCGTGCACCCACGCCTTCCACTCCTGGCTCTGCAGGGACCCCAGCCCGCCACGCCTGCCTCCTTCATCAACacgtcttcctccttctcctacaaACTTTCCTCACCAAACAAAGCCACAAGCTGGACCGCTTGACCCAAAAGCTTCTTTCCAGTCTCCCAACGCGATCGTTATCCCTGACAACTTCCTTACGACAGGTAAACCAAGACGTGTCTTCCCTGCATCGTCTCCTCCAGCAGTACCCCTACCTGCTCCCTCCTCACCGCCAACCATCGTGGACCCAGATTCTGAGTCCGTCAGACGGCAGGAGTCCAAGGGTCACTCGGACCATAACCCTCAGCCAGAACCAGAGCCGACGCTCTCCGACACCTGCAGTCATCCCTTCCACAGTTTCCTTTGTCAAAAGCCTCACAGACCTCGAGCTAACGTCCCTGCACTCCCTTCCAcgacgtctactactactacgacgacCACGACTCCTCCCGTGTCTgtatcctccttcctcacccttgaATCCCAGACGGAGGCTCCTGACCCCATACCCGCCCTAGCCACGACTTCCTCTCCCAAGAAAAACAAATGTGATCATCCATTTCACTCATGGCTGTGTCGTTCTGCCCCGGGCGGGTCAAGATTACCGGGAACATCGCCTGCCTCTGACTCTGTCTTCCTAGGGAGAAAGAAGTTACCGAATGTACAAACTCTACCACTGGAGGGCGAGAGCATCCGTCAAGTGGTGGGACTCCAGCCACTGACGCATCTGAGGACATTGCTCAGTGGCGGGACGGGTGTCAACAGTGAAGGCCAAACTGTAAACCACAACAGCTTCAAGGTATTCAACTCTGGCGCGTCCACCTCAGATGAGTCTCCTGTTCCACAGTCATCCCCAACACTTCCTATTGTTTCCACTGTCCCCACTGTCCCTCCTATTCCTACTGTTCCCACTGTTCCAACTGTCCCTACTGTTCCAACTGTTCCCACAGTTCCTACTGTTCCAACTATCTCTACCGTTCGAGCCACTCCAATAGTTCCTCGGTCCATTCCCACAGTTCCCTCAGTTTTTCAGCATGTTCCAAGTGCCTCAGGTTCCACACAACCTATTCCCATAGTGCCTCCTGCCCTAACGTCCCAGAGTATCCTCGGACGGCCAGGGGCAGTTCAGTCAGGAGGCCTGAAGAGCCACAAGGTTCTCCGGGGGTCCCTTGGCTGGCGTCACTCGGGTCCTCCGgtcgaccacacacaccactcagcgGTCTCCTTGGTGGGCCCACCGTCAGCTGGCCAACAGACAGCTGGTCATCGCAGTAGCAAAGATTCAccttctctctcgtctcctcagGCGAGGttgtcttccctctcctcccatccctccctcacccgttcATCCCTAACCTTTCCATCTATCCCACCTCCACAGGCAGAGTCTGTAGTAGCTACCGCTTCTGGGGTGCCGCTGGAGCTGTCATCCGATCctcaccaactgctgcagttgCTGTCGCCTCACTTGCCATTGTTGGCACATGGCAGTGTGGTCACTCTCTCCAGGGGGGAGCCTCTCGTTGCCTCTGGCTCTTCCCGCTCTGTTGTCTTGCTCAAGTCACCTTCGCAAGAGACGCCTGTTGATGTCCACAGGTCTGAGTCTCAGCGGACAGTCCCGAGGAAGAGGTACGCGAGGTAG